A DNA window from Bacteroides cellulosilyticus contains the following coding sequences:
- a CDS encoding ribonuclease HII, giving the protein MLLPYLNKDLIEAGCDEAGRGCLAGAVYAAAVILPKDFKNELLNDSKQLTEHQRYALREVIEKEALAWAVGIVSPEEIDKINILNASFLAMHRAVDQLKMRPQHLLIDGNRFKKYQDLPHTTVIKGDGKYLSIAAASVLAKTYRDDYMNRLHEEFPYYDWDHNKGYPTKKHRAAIAERGTTPYHRMTFNLLGDGQLALDFK; this is encoded by the coding sequence ATGCTATTGCCTTATTTGAATAAAGATCTGATAGAAGCCGGTTGTGACGAGGCCGGACGTGGTTGTCTGGCAGGAGCTGTATATGCTGCTGCCGTGATTCTTCCCAAAGATTTCAAGAACGAACTACTGAATGATTCCAAACAGTTGACGGAACATCAGCGCTATGCTTTGCGTGAAGTGATTGAGAAAGAAGCACTGGCATGGGCGGTTGGTATCGTATCTCCCGAAGAGATTGATAAGATTAATATCCTGAACGCTTCTTTCCTTGCCATGCATCGGGCCGTAGATCAATTGAAGATGCGCCCGCAGCATCTGCTTATAGATGGCAACCGCTTCAAAAAATATCAGGATCTTCCGCATACCACGGTGATTAAGGGCGACGGCAAGTATCTTTCCATTGCGGCGGCTTCTGTGCTTGCCAAAACCTATCGTGATGATTATATGAACCGTCTTCACGAGGAATTTCCATATTATGATTGGGATCATAACAAAGGGTATCCCACGAAGAAGCATCGTGCAGCCATCGCCGAACGTGGAACTACGCCTTATCACCGCATGACATTCAATCTGTTGGGTGACGGGCAGTTAGCACTTGATTTCAAGTGA